One Pseudomonas fluorescens genomic region harbors:
- the uvrD gene encoding DNA helicase II: MRDDLSLLLNSLNDAQRQAVAAPVGRQLVLAGAGSGKTRVLVHRIAWLIQVENASPHSILSVTFTNKAAAEMRHRIEQLLGINPAGMWVGTFHGLAHRLLRAHWQEAGLSQTFQILDSDDQQRLVKRVIRELGLDEQRWPARQAQWFINGQKDEGLRPQHIQASGDLFLATMRGIYEAYEAACLRAGVIDFSELLLRALDLWRDHPGLLAHYQKRFRHILVDEFQDTNAVQYAWLRLLGKGGDSLMVVGDDDQSIYGWRGAKIENIHQYSSDFPDSETIRLEQNYRSTAGILKAANALIANNTGRLGKELWTDGGDGEAINLYAAFNEHDEARYVVETIESALKTGLARSDIAILYRSNAQSRVLEEALLRERIPYRIYGGQRFFERAEIKNAMAYLRLLEGRGNDAALERVINVPARGIGEKTVEAIREHARHSDVSMWEAMRQLVANKGLTGRAAGALGAFIELIENLAAKCAEMPLHLMTQTVIEQSGLIAYHEAEKGEKGQARVENLEELVSAARNFENTEDDEELTPLAAFLGHASLEAGDTQADEHEDSIQLMTLHSAKGLEFPYVFLVGMEEGLFPHKMSLEEPGRLEEERRLAYVGITRAMQNLVMTYAETRRLYGSETYNKVSRFVREVPKGLIQEVRLSNSVSRPFGGNQSMSGSNLFSGSEIPETGLVLGQAVRHSIFGEGVILNFEGSGAQARVQVNFGEGSKWLMLGYAKLEAI, translated from the coding sequence ATGCGCGATGATCTCTCCCTTCTGCTGAACTCCCTCAACGATGCCCAACGCCAGGCTGTAGCAGCCCCCGTTGGCCGTCAGTTGGTCCTGGCCGGCGCCGGTTCCGGTAAAACCCGAGTGCTGGTGCACCGTATCGCCTGGTTGATCCAGGTCGAAAACGCCTCGCCCCACTCCATTCTGTCGGTGACCTTCACCAACAAGGCCGCTGCCGAGATGCGTCATCGCATCGAGCAGTTGCTGGGTATCAACCCGGCCGGCATGTGGGTCGGCACCTTCCACGGCCTCGCACACCGCTTGTTGCGCGCGCACTGGCAGGAAGCGGGCCTGAGCCAGACTTTCCAGATTCTCGACAGCGACGACCAGCAACGGCTGGTCAAGCGGGTGATCCGCGAGCTGGGGCTGGACGAGCAACGCTGGCCGGCGCGTCAGGCGCAATGGTTCATCAACGGGCAAAAAGACGAAGGTCTGCGTCCGCAACACATTCAAGCCAGTGGCGACCTGTTCCTGGCCACCATGCGCGGTATCTACGAGGCTTACGAGGCGGCGTGCCTGCGTGCCGGCGTGATCGATTTCTCCGAACTGCTGCTGCGCGCTCTCGATCTGTGGCGCGATCACCCGGGCCTGCTGGCGCATTATCAGAAACGCTTCCGGCATATTCTGGTCGACGAGTTCCAGGACACCAACGCCGTGCAGTACGCCTGGTTGCGTCTGCTCGGCAAGGGCGGCGACAGCCTGATGGTGGTCGGCGACGACGACCAGTCGATTTACGGCTGGCGCGGCGCGAAGATCGAGAATATCCATCAGTACTCCTCGGACTTCCCGGACTCCGAGACGATTCGTCTGGAGCAGAATTACCGCTCCACCGCCGGCATTCTCAAGGCTGCCAACGCCCTGATCGCCAACAATACCGGGCGTCTCGGCAAAGAGTTGTGGACTGATGGCGGCGACGGCGAAGCGATCAATCTGTACGCCGCGTTCAACGAACATGATGAAGCACGCTACGTTGTCGAAACCATCGAAAGCGCGCTGAAAACCGGCTTGGCCCGCAGCGATATCGCAATTCTGTACCGCTCCAACGCCCAATCGCGCGTGTTGGAGGAGGCTTTGCTGCGCGAGCGCATCCCATACCGCATCTACGGTGGTCAGCGCTTCTTCGAACGCGCGGAAATCAAGAACGCCATGGCTTACCTGCGTCTGCTCGAAGGTCGCGGCAACGACGCGGCGCTGGAGCGGGTGATCAATGTTCCGGCGCGCGGTATCGGCGAGAAAACCGTCGAGGCGATTCGCGAACACGCGCGCCACAGCGATGTGTCGATGTGGGAGGCGATGCGCCAACTGGTCGCCAATAAAGGCCTGACCGGTCGCGCGGCCGGGGCGCTCGGTGCGTTTATCGAGCTGATCGAAAACCTTGCCGCCAAGTGCGCCGAAATGCCGCTGCATCTGATGACCCAAACCGTCATCGAGCAATCCGGCCTCATCGCATATCACGAAGCGGAAAAAGGCGAAAAAGGCCAGGCCCGCGTAGAAAACCTTGAAGAACTGGTCAGCGCTGCGCGCAACTTCGAGAACACCGAAGACGACGAAGAGCTGACGCCGTTGGCAGCGTTCCTCGGCCATGCTTCGCTGGAGGCGGGTGATACGCAGGCTGACGAACACGAAGACAGTATTCAACTGATGACGCTGCACAGCGCCAAGGGTCTGGAATTCCCGTACGTGTTTCTCGTGGGCATGGAAGAAGGCCTGTTCCCGCACAAGATGAGCCTGGAAGAGCCGGGGCGTCTTGAGGAGGAACGGCGCCTGGCTTACGTCGGCATTACGCGGGCGATGCAGAATCTGGTGATGACCTACGCGGAGACTCGCCGTCTCTACGGCAGCGAAACCTACAACAAGGTCTCGCGTTTCGTTCGCGAAGTGCCGAAAGGCCTGATCCAGGAAGTGCGCCTGTCGAACAGCGTCAGCCGACCATTCGGCGGCAATCAGTCGATGAGCGGCAGCAATCTGTTCAGCGGCAGCGAGATTCCGGAGACCGGTTTGGTGCTGGGTCAGGCTGTACGCCATTCGATCTTCGGCGAGGGCGTGATTCTCAACTTCGAAGGCTCCGGCGCCCAGGCTCGAGTGCAGGTGAACTTCGGCGAAGGCAGCAAATGGCTGATGCTCGGCTACGCCAAGCTGGAAGCCATCTAA
- a CDS encoding acyl-CoA thioesterase: MEPGNAQLSMTVLMTPDMANFSGNVHGGTLLKYLDEVAYACASRYAGRYVVTLSVDQVIFREPIHVGELVTFLASVNFTGNTSMEVGIKVVTENIRERSVRHTNSCFFTMVAVDDQRKPAPVPPLQPQNSEDKRRYMQAQQRRQIRQELEKRYQEIKGDA, encoded by the coding sequence ATGGAACCCGGAAACGCCCAGCTGTCGATGACGGTACTGATGACCCCCGACATGGCCAACTTCTCTGGCAATGTCCACGGCGGTACCCTGCTCAAATATCTCGACGAAGTGGCCTACGCCTGTGCGAGCCGTTATGCCGGTCGCTATGTGGTGACCCTGTCGGTGGATCAGGTGATTTTCCGCGAGCCGATCCATGTCGGCGAACTGGTAACTTTCCTCGCTTCAGTCAACTTCACTGGCAATACCTCGATGGAAGTCGGCATCAAGGTGGTGACCGAGAACATTCGCGAACGCTCCGTGCGCCACACCAACAGTTGTTTCTTCACCATGGTCGCGGTTGATGACCAGCGCAAACCGGCACCGGTGCCACCTCTGCAACCGCAGAACAGTGAAGACAAGCGCCGCTACATGCAGGCGCAGCAGCGCCGGCAGATTCGTCAGGAGCTGGAAAAGCGTTATCAGGAGATCAAGGGCGACGCATAA
- a CDS encoding SMI1/KNR4 family protein, translating to MEEIIEQLREANEPVPVPLELPDEDLLVEIEEQLFIDIPFVFKEFLLTVSDVVYGSLEPVTVTDPQSHTYLPDVAANAWDVGVDRSLIPICQDGDDYYCVEEDGTVVLWQAEEELIAEETWESVWHWARDVWLES from the coding sequence GTGGAAGAAATCATCGAACAACTGCGTGAAGCCAACGAACCCGTACCGGTTCCATTGGAGTTGCCTGACGAAGACCTGCTGGTCGAAATCGAAGAACAACTGTTCATCGACATTCCATTTGTTTTCAAAGAATTTTTGCTGACCGTCAGCGATGTGGTCTACGGCAGCCTCGAACCCGTGACCGTCACTGACCCGCAATCGCACACCTATTTGCCGGACGTCGCAGCGAATGCGTGGGATGTCGGTGTTGATCGCAGCTTGATCCCGATCTGTCAGGACGGCGATGACTATTACTGTGTCGAAGAAGACGGCACCGTAGTGCTGTGGCAGGCCGAGGAAGAACTGATTGCCGAAGAAACCTGGGAATCGGTGTGGCACTGGGCACGGGACGTCTGGCTGGAAAGCTGA
- a CDS encoding putative bifunctional diguanylate cyclase/phosphodiesterase, which translates to MTLSAELSGPSVDPRVIRKHYAVEMAVERTRLLYQGSLLPTLFMLINGLVCAGLLWSPQRYFVVSVWLVWLLSLVALRVIQVAAFDSAIPDRQAQPIWRQMFLLGSTMTGLTLAGAGIALVPADNFIQQAWVFGLIGAATLSASVAYAVSLPAFLSFTLPCLLPAIGYLFWGGDELARGWGWLGLILLGSLSVVAWQVNRLIDRGLLRRFQNQHLIEHLQQTQARGELLNQALAKEIEQRRCAEGKLREAQIELEDRVAQRSRELDAASQALSKSEARLALALKASELGLWDWNLQTDEVHHTQIQELFGLAPEYVTALLRDLTPRLHPEDVPSLKFALVEHLKGRTEDYQVEYRLRHGDGHWVWIEDRGRAVERSDSGRVIRMVGTRRDISASKNVEEQQRLAATVFEAASEGIVILDPDYALIAINQAFSRVTGYDIDDMLGRNVVELPCSRDARRHYVAIRQALQQHGTWQGELVETRKNGELYPQWLQLNAVRDNRGNVSHIVGFFADLSARRESEERMRYLTHYDELTGLANRSLFRERLHEAHQRVRQGGRRSLALLHINLDRFKLLNDSLGHEVADQLLQKMARRLVNALPEADTIARLSGDEFAVLFDAYGNLSSLARVATRLSAKLRLPLTVDGHELVVSASMGISLLPDNAREIAALISQSNMAMQHAKHLGGNNFQFYTESLQASTLERLQLENQLRKAIEDKQLKVFYQPKLCLQTGRLNAAEALVRWDHPTMGQVPPSDFIGLAEETGLIGPIGEFVLRQACWQACEWQRQGLAPIRVSVNLSVHQLRQGKLVSLVRQVLEETGLAPHYLELELTESQLLDSVEHIIATFQQLRDLGVKLAIDDFGTGYSSLSYLKRIPVDYVKIDQAFIRGLSEGSADAAITRAIIAMAHGLSLKVVAEGVERQDQLEFLRVERCDEVQGYLISRPIEASALAGVLREQTNPL; encoded by the coding sequence ATGACCCTCAGCGCCGAACTGTCGGGCCCCTCCGTGGATCCCCGGGTTATCCGCAAACACTACGCCGTCGAGATGGCGGTCGAGCGCACGCGGCTGCTTTATCAAGGCTCGCTGTTGCCCACCCTGTTCATGTTGATCAATGGTCTGGTCTGCGCCGGTTTGCTCTGGAGTCCGCAGCGATATTTCGTGGTCAGCGTCTGGCTGGTGTGGTTGCTTTCACTGGTCGCGTTGCGGGTGATTCAGGTGGCCGCGTTCGATTCGGCGATCCCCGATCGCCAGGCCCAGCCGATCTGGCGGCAGATGTTTCTGCTGGGGTCGACGATGACCGGTCTGACCCTCGCCGGCGCCGGTATCGCGCTGGTGCCCGCCGATAATTTCATTCAACAAGCCTGGGTGTTTGGCCTGATCGGCGCCGCGACCTTATCGGCGAGCGTTGCCTATGCGGTAAGCCTGCCGGCATTTCTGTCATTCACATTGCCCTGTCTGCTACCCGCGATCGGCTACCTGTTCTGGGGCGGTGATGAACTGGCGCGCGGCTGGGGCTGGCTCGGGCTGATTTTATTGGGGTCGTTGAGCGTGGTCGCCTGGCAGGTCAATCGACTGATTGATCGCGGCTTGCTGCGGCGCTTTCAGAATCAGCATTTGATCGAGCATTTGCAGCAGACCCAGGCGCGCGGTGAGCTGCTCAATCAGGCACTGGCCAAGGAAATCGAACAGCGGCGCTGCGCCGAAGGAAAGCTGCGCGAAGCGCAGATCGAGCTCGAAGATCGTGTCGCCCAGCGCAGCCGTGAGCTGGACGCTGCCAGTCAGGCCTTGAGCAAAAGCGAAGCGCGCCTGGCGCTGGCCTTGAAGGCCAGTGAATTGGGGCTGTGGGACTGGAATCTGCAGACTGACGAAGTTCACCATACGCAGATTCAGGAGCTGTTCGGCCTCGCGCCGGAGTACGTCACGGCGCTGCTGCGCGACCTTACACCGCGGCTGCATCCCGAAGACGTGCCGTCACTCAAGTTTGCCCTGGTCGAGCACCTGAAGGGGCGCACGGAGGATTATCAGGTCGAATACCGCCTGCGCCATGGCGACGGACACTGGGTCTGGATCGAAGACCGTGGTCGTGCCGTGGAGCGCAGCGACAGCGGCCGGGTGATCCGCATGGTCGGCACCCGTCGCGATATCAGCGCCAGCAAGAACGTGGAAGAGCAGCAGCGTCTGGCAGCCACGGTGTTCGAAGCGGCCAGCGAAGGCATCGTGATTCTTGACCCGGACTACGCGCTCATCGCGATCAACCAAGCGTTCAGCCGCGTGACCGGCTATGACATCGACGACATGCTCGGGCGCAATGTCGTCGAGCTGCCGTGCAGCCGGGATGCGCGCCGCCATTACGTTGCCATCCGCCAGGCACTGCAGCAACACGGCACCTGGCAAGGCGAATTGGTGGAAACCCGCAAGAACGGCGAGCTGTATCCGCAGTGGCTGCAGCTCAACGCGGTGCGCGATAATCGGGGAAATGTCAGCCATATCGTGGGCTTCTTCGCCGATCTGTCAGCGCGCCGCGAATCCGAAGAGCGCATGCGCTACCTGACGCACTATGACGAACTCACCGGGCTGGCCAATCGCTCGCTGTTTCGCGAGCGCCTGCACGAAGCGCATCAACGGGTAAGGCAGGGCGGGCGGCGCAGCCTGGCGCTGCTGCACATCAATCTGGATCGCTTCAAGTTGCTCAACGACAGTCTCGGCCACGAAGTCGCTGACCAGTTGCTGCAGAAGATGGCTCGCCGGCTGGTGAACGCCTTGCCGGAAGCCGACACCATCGCGCGTTTGTCTGGCGATGAATTTGCTGTGCTGTTCGATGCATACGGCAATCTGTCGAGTCTGGCGCGCGTCGCCACGCGCTTGTCGGCGAAGCTGCGCTTGCCGTTGACGGTCGACGGGCACGAACTGGTGGTCAGTGCCTCGATGGGCATCAGCCTGTTGCCGGACAACGCCCGGGAAATTGCCGCGCTGATCAGCCAGTCGAACATGGCCATGCAACACGCCAAGCATCTGGGCGGCAACAATTTCCAGTTCTACACCGAGAGCTTGCAGGCCAGCACCCTTGAACGTTTGCAGCTGGAAAACCAGCTGCGCAAAGCCATCGAAGACAAGCAGCTCAAGGTGTTCTACCAGCCGAAACTGTGCCTGCAAACCGGTCGGCTGAATGCCGCAGAGGCATTGGTGCGCTGGGATCACCCGACCATGGGGCAGGTGCCGCCAAGCGACTTCATCGGGCTGGCTGAAGAGACCGGGCTGATCGGCCCGATCGGTGAATTCGTCCTGCGTCAGGCGTGCTGGCAAGCGTGCGAATGGCAACGGCAGGGGCTGGCGCCGATCCGCGTTTCGGTGAACCTGTCGGTACATCAACTGCGTCAGGGAAAACTGGTCAGTCTGGTGCGGCAGGTGCTGGAAGAAACCGGACTCGCGCCGCATTATCTTGAGCTTGAGCTGACCGAGAGCCAGTTGCTCGACAGCGTTGAACACATCATCGCGACCTTCCAGCAACTGCGCGATCTGGGGGTGAAACTGGCCATCGATGATTTCGGCACCGGCTATTCCTCGTTGAGTTACCTCAAGCGCATTCCGGTGGATTACGTGAAGATCGATCAGGCATTCATTCGTGGTTTGAGCGAGGGCAGCGCGGACGCGGCGATCACGCGGGCGATCATCGCCATGGCCCATGGGCTGTCATTGAAAGTCGTGGCGGAGGGTGTTGAGCGCCAGGATCAGCTGGAATTCCTGCGCGTCGAGCGTTGCGATGAAGTGCAAGGCTATCTGATCAGTCGGCCGATAGAAGCGAGCGCTCTGGCCGGGGTTTTGCGCGAGCAGACAAATCCGCTTTAA
- a CDS encoding Tim44 domain-containing protein: MKRFLSIAMALCIGLTMSLDANAKRFGGGKSAGAAPTHQTSQMAPSSGAGGAAATAGAAGAAGAAAKAGGASKWLGPLAGIAAGGLLASMFMGGGFQGMQIFDILIMAVIAFVIFRFIAARRRKQQAQFAPAGAPMQREVFEQKPAAMGSIFGGSAAPVAARPVINAPAWFNEQNFLEAARSHFQSLQQHWDANEMDKIAEFVTPQMLDFLKRERADLGDGFQSTYIDNLQVQLDGVDDRADKTIATLTFTGVSKTSRFDQGEVFSESWNMDRPQGENQPWLVAGIRQNG, encoded by the coding sequence ATGAAACGTTTTCTTAGCATCGCCATGGCGTTGTGCATCGGCCTGACGATGAGCCTCGACGCCAACGCCAAGCGCTTTGGTGGTGGCAAAAGCGCCGGCGCTGCGCCGACGCACCAGACCAGCCAAATGGCTCCTTCTTCAGGCGCAGGCGGCGCAGCAGCGACCGCAGGTGCTGCCGGTGCCGCTGGCGCTGCGGCCAAGGCCGGCGGTGCCTCGAAATGGCTGGGCCCTCTGGCCGGTATCGCCGCCGGTGGCCTGCTCGCTTCCATGTTCATGGGCGGCGGCTTCCAGGGCATGCAGATCTTCGACATCCTGATCATGGCGGTCATCGCGTTCGTGATCTTCCGCTTCATCGCCGCCCGTCGTCGCAAGCAGCAGGCGCAATTTGCTCCGGCCGGCGCGCCAATGCAGCGTGAAGTGTTCGAGCAGAAGCCTGCGGCCATGGGTTCGATCTTCGGCGGTTCGGCTGCTCCGGTTGCCGCCCGTCCGGTGATCAACGCACCGGCGTGGTTCAACGAGCAGAACTTCCTTGAAGCTGCGCGCAGCCACTTCCAGTCGCTGCAGCAGCACTGGGATGCCAACGAAATGGACAAAATCGCCGAGTTCGTGACCCCGCAAATGCTCGACTTCCTCAAGCGTGAGCGTGCGGATCTGGGCGACGGCTTCCAGTCCACTTACATCGACAACCTGCAGGTGCAGCTGGACGGCGTCGACGATCGTGCCGACAAGACCATCGCCACGCTGACTTTCACTGGCGTGTCGAAGACTTCGCGTTTCGACCAGGGCGAAGTGTTCAGCGAAAGCTGGAACATGGACCGTCCGCAGGGCGAGAACCAGCCTTGGCTGGTCGCCGGTATCCGCCAGAACGGCTGA
- a CDS encoding cation:proton antiporter, translating to MHAISFIQDLAVIMLVAGVVTVLFHRFKQPVVLGYIVAGFIIGPHTPPFGLIHDEETIKTLAELGVIFLMFCLGLEFSLRKLFKVGATAFIAAFLEITLMIWIGYEIGRWFDWNTMDSLFLGAILAISSTTIIVKALNDLKMKNERFAQLIFGVLIVEDILGIGIIALLSSIAVSGTVSSGEVFSTVGKLSLFMVVALVIGILLVPRLLAYVAKFESNEMLLITVLGLCFGFCLLVVKLEYSMVLGAFLIGAIMAESRQLLKIERLIEPVRDLFSAIFFVAIGLMLDPLILVEYAWPIAVITVAVVLGKMVSCGLGAFIAGNDGRTSLRVGMGLSQIGEFSFIIAALGMTLQVTSNFLYPVAVAVSVITTLLTPYLIRAADPLSIKLSAAVPKRLGRVLGMYGEWLRSIQPQGEGAMLASMIRRILLQVGVNLALVIAIFFAGAYFAERISLWLQDWIGDPGWQKALIWGGALLVSLPFLIAAYRKLKALSMLLAELGVKPEMAGRHTQRVRRVIAEVIPILSLLVIFLLLAALSASILPTNELLMLIAVVAAAVAALLWRWFIRVHTRMQVALLETLDNHNESSGH from the coding sequence ATGCATGCCATCAGTTTTATTCAGGATCTGGCAGTGATCATGCTGGTCGCAGGTGTGGTGACCGTGCTTTTTCACCGATTCAAGCAACCGGTGGTGCTCGGCTATATCGTTGCCGGCTTCATCATCGGCCCGCACACCCCGCCGTTCGGGCTGATCCACGATGAAGAAACCATCAAGACCCTCGCCGAGCTGGGGGTGATTTTTCTGATGTTCTGTCTCGGCCTTGAGTTCAGCCTGCGCAAGCTGTTCAAGGTCGGCGCGACGGCGTTTATTGCAGCGTTTCTCGAAATCACCCTGATGATCTGGATCGGCTATGAAATCGGCCGCTGGTTCGACTGGAACACCATGGATTCGCTGTTCCTTGGCGCGATTCTGGCGATCTCTTCGACCACCATCATCGTCAAAGCGCTCAATGATCTGAAGATGAAGAACGAGCGCTTCGCTCAGTTGATCTTCGGCGTATTGATCGTCGAAGACATCCTTGGAATCGGCATTATCGCGTTGCTCTCGAGCATCGCCGTCAGTGGCACGGTCAGCTCGGGCGAAGTGTTTTCCACAGTCGGCAAGCTGTCGCTGTTCATGGTCGTCGCGCTGGTCATCGGCATCCTGTTGGTGCCGCGCCTGCTGGCCTATGTGGCGAAATTCGAAAGCAACGAGATGCTGCTGATCACTGTGCTCGGCCTGTGTTTCGGCTTTTGCCTGCTGGTGGTCAAGCTTGAATACAGCATGGTTCTCGGCGCATTCCTGATCGGCGCGATCATGGCCGAATCGCGGCAACTGCTGAAAATCGAGCGCCTGATCGAGCCGGTTCGCGACCTGTTCAGCGCTATCTTCTTTGTTGCCATCGGGCTGATGCTGGATCCGCTGATCCTCGTCGAGTACGCCTGGCCGATCGCCGTAATTACCGTAGCCGTGGTGCTGGGCAAAATGGTGTCTTGCGGCCTCGGCGCTTTTATTGCCGGTAACGACGGACGCACCTCGCTGCGGGTTGGCATGGGTCTGTCACAGATCGGCGAATTTTCCTTCATCATCGCTGCGTTGGGCATGACGCTGCAGGTCACCAGCAACTTCCTTTATCCAGTCGCCGTGGCGGTCTCGGTGATTACCACGCTGCTGACACCGTACCTGATTCGCGCGGCGGATCCGTTATCGATCAAGCTCTCGGCGGCGGTGCCCAAGCGGCTCGGCCGGGTGCTGGGCATGTACGGCGAATGGCTGCGCAGTATTCAGCCGCAAGGTGAAGGCGCGATGCTGGCGTCGATGATCCGGCGGATTCTCTTGCAGGTCGGGGTCAATCTCGCACTGGTGATCGCGATCTTCTTCGCCGGCGCGTATTTCGCCGAGCGCATTTCGCTGTGGTTGCAGGACTGGATCGGCGATCCCGGCTGGCAGAAGGCGCTGATCTGGGGCGGTGCGCTGCTGGTGTCGCTGCCTTTCCTGATTGCGGCTTATCGCAAGCTAAAGGCGCTGTCGATGCTGTTGGCGGAATTGGGCGTGAAGCCGGAGATGGCCGGGCGTCACACGCAGCGAGTACGCCGGGTGATCGCCGAAGTGATCCCCATCCTCTCGCTGCTGGTGATTTTCCTGCTGTTGGCGGCCCTGTCGGCCAGTATTCTGCCGACCAACGAACTGCTGATGCTGATCGCGGTAGTCGCCGCCGCTGTGGCGGCGCTGCTCTGGCGCTGGTTCATCCGCGTGCATACGCGGATGCAGGTGGCCTTGCTGGAAACCCTCGACAACCACAACGAATCGTCGGGGCATTGA